From one Bacteroides eggerthii genomic stretch:
- the rfbA gene encoding glucose-1-phosphate thymidylyltransferase RfbA, which produces MKGIILAGGSATRLYPLSKAISKQIMPVYDKPMIYYPLSTLMLAGIREVLIISTPRDLPMFRDLLGTGEELGMSFSYKVQEKPNGLAQAFVLGAEFLNGEPGCLILGDNMFYGQGFSAMLKRAASIEKGACIFGYYVKDPRAYGVVEFDADGKAISLEEKPAQPKSNYAVPGLYFYDSTVTEKAAALKPSARGEYEITDLNRLYLQEGTLKVELFGRGFAWLDTGNCDSLLEASNFVATIQNRQGFRVSCIEEIAWRKGWIDLDQLYHLGEQLGKTEYGKYLMELADSYR; this is translated from the coding sequence ATGAAAGGAATTATTCTTGCAGGTGGCAGCGCCACTCGTCTCTATCCATTGTCCAAGGCTATCTCCAAGCAGATTATGCCGGTCTACGACAAGCCCATGATCTATTATCCCCTCTCCACACTGATGTTGGCAGGCATACGTGAAGTGCTGATTATCTCCACTCCGCGCGATTTGCCCATGTTTCGTGACCTGTTGGGAACGGGCGAGGAGCTCGGCATGTCTTTCTCTTATAAGGTACAGGAGAAACCGAATGGACTGGCACAGGCCTTTGTGCTCGGAGCGGAATTCCTGAACGGTGAGCCGGGATGCCTTATCTTGGGCGACAACATGTTCTATGGACAGGGATTCTCTGCAATGCTGAAACGTGCCGCTTCTATCGAGAAAGGTGCGTGCATCTTCGGCTATTATGTGAAAGACCCGCGTGCATACGGGGTGGTGGAGTTCGATGCCGACGGCAAGGCCATTTCGTTGGAAGAAAAACCTGCACAGCCCAAAAGCAATTATGCCGTTCCGGGACTATACTTCTACGACTCCACTGTGACAGAAAAGGCCGCAGCCCTGAAACCGTCGGCCCGCGGCGAATATGAGATTACCGACCTTAACCGCCTTTATCTGCAAGAAGGCACGCTGAAAGTGGAACTTTTCGGTCGTGGCTTTGCCTGGCTCGACACCGGCAATTGTGACAGCCTGCTCGAAGCAAGCAACTTCGTTGCCACCATACAGAACCGCCAGGGATTCCGCGTGAGCTGCATCGAGGAGATAGCATGGCGCAAGGGATGGATTGATCTTGACCAGCTCTATCATCTGGGCGAACAACTGGGCAAAACGGAATATGGCAAATATCTGATGGAACTTGCCGACTCGTACCGTTGA
- a CDS encoding metallophosphoesterase family protein, with protein sequence MTKVGLLSDTHGYWDEKYLQYFESCDEIWHAGDIGTLEVAQKLAAFRPFRAVYGNIDGQDLRKLYPQVLRFTVDGAEVLMKHIGGYPGKYDPSVQGSIMVRPPKLFVSGHSHILKVKFDKTLGMLHINPGAAGIYGFHKVRTMVRFTIDGGVFKDLEVIELAG encoded by the coding sequence ATGACAAAAGTTGGTTTACTGTCGGATACGCATGGATATTGGGATGAGAAGTACCTGCAATACTTTGAGTCGTGCGATGAAATATGGCATGCCGGTGATATAGGAACATTGGAAGTGGCGCAGAAGCTGGCGGCGTTCCGGCCGTTTCGTGCGGTATATGGCAATATAGACGGGCAGGACTTGCGCAAGCTCTATCCGCAAGTGCTCCGTTTTACGGTGGACGGCGCGGAAGTGCTGATGAAACACATAGGGGGCTATCCCGGCAAGTACGATCCGTCCGTACAGGGGAGCATCATGGTGCGTCCGCCCAAGCTGTTTGTCAGCGGCCATTCGCATATACTGAAGGTGAAGTTCGACAAGACATTGGGCATGCTCCATATCAATCCGGGCGCAGCCGGCATCTACGGCTTCCATAAGGTGCGCACTATGGTGCGTTTCACCATTGACGGCGGTGTGTTTAAGGACCTTGAAGTGATAGAGCTTGCCGGTTAG
- a CDS encoding RNA degradosome polyphosphate kinase: MESRYFKRDISWLSFNYRVLLEAEDDTLPLYERINFISIYSSNLEEFYKIRVADHKAIATGAAHSDEESVQSAMQLVTEINEEVNRQLEERIRIYEQKILPALRQHHIIFYQSRNVEPFHKEFLRRFFREEIFPYLSPVPVSKDKVISFLRDNRLYLAVRLHSKGTLPGDPDHTQYFVMKLPYSKVPRFIELPKQDKNYYLMFIEDIIKANIDTIFPGYDVDSSYCIKISRDADILIDESANTSEIIEQVKTKVKKRKIGAVCRFVYDRAMPDDFLDFLVDAFRINRQELVPGDKHLNMEDLRHLPNPNNAVRPIRKPQPMKLACLDERESIFRYVEKKDLLLHYPYHSFEHFIHFLYEAVHEPTVREIMVTQYRVAENSAVINTLIAAAQNGKKVTVFVELKARFDEENNLATAEMMKAAGINILFSLPGLKVHAKVALVLRRDKQGHKLPSYAYISTGNFNEKTATLYADCGLFTCNPVLVNDLHNLFRTFQGKENPVFHRLLVARFNLIPELNRLIDHEIELAKSGKQGRIILKMNALQDPAMIERLYEASQAGVKIDLIVRGICCLISGRKYSRNIRVTRIVDTFLEHARVWYFGNGGKPKLFLGSPDWMRRNLYRRIEAVTPILDPDLKRELSDMLSIQLSDKRKACFVDDHLCNRWKSARPQKEKIRSQYTFYEYLKG, encoded by the coding sequence ATGGAAAGCAGATATTTCAAACGCGACATCAGCTGGCTGTCATTCAACTACCGGGTGCTGCTGGAGGCAGAGGACGACACGCTGCCGCTGTACGAGCGCATCAACTTCATATCCATATACTCGTCCAACCTGGAAGAGTTCTACAAGATACGCGTGGCCGACCACAAGGCCATTGCCACCGGCGCCGCGCATAGCGACGAGGAGAGCGTACAGTCCGCCATGCAGCTGGTGACCGAAATCAACGAAGAGGTGAACCGCCAACTGGAAGAACGCATCCGCATCTACGAACAGAAGATACTGCCCGCACTGCGGCAACATCACATAATTTTCTACCAGAGCCGCAACGTGGAGCCTTTCCATAAAGAGTTCCTGAGACGCTTCTTCCGCGAAGAGATTTTCCCGTATCTCTCGCCCGTACCGGTGAGCAAGGACAAGGTCATCTCCTTCCTGCGCGACAACCGCCTTTACCTTGCCGTACGCCTGCATTCCAAAGGCACTTTGCCGGGCGACCCCGACCATACGCAATATTTCGTGATGAAGCTGCCTTACAGCAAGGTGCCCCGTTTCATCGAGCTTCCCAAACAGGACAAGAACTACTATCTGATGTTCATCGAGGACATTATCAAAGCCAATATCGACACGATTTTCCCCGGCTATGACGTGGACAGCAGCTATTGCATCAAGATCTCGCGGGATGCGGACATACTGATAGACGAATCGGCCAATACCTCCGAGATCATAGAGCAGGTAAAGACAAAGGTAAAGAAGCGCAAGATAGGAGCCGTCTGCCGTTTTGTGTACGACCGCGCCATGCCGGATGACTTTCTGGACTTTCTGGTAGACGCCTTCCGCATCAACCGCCAAGAGCTGGTTCCGGGCGACAAGCACCTCAACATGGAAGACCTGCGCCACCTGCCCAACCCTAACAATGCCGTACGCCCCATCCGCAAGCCACAGCCCATGAAACTGGCCTGTCTGGACGAGCGTGAATCCATCTTCCGCTATGTGGAGAAGAAAGACCTGCTGCTGCATTACCCCTACCACTCTTTCGAACACTTCATCCATTTCCTGTACGAAGCAGTGCACGAGCCTACCGTCCGCGAGATCATGGTGACCCAATACCGCGTTGCCGAAAACTCCGCCGTCATCAACACCTTGATAGCCGCCGCACAGAACGGCAAGAAAGTGACCGTCTTCGTAGAACTGAAAGCACGTTTCGATGAAGAGAACAACTTGGCAACCGCCGAGATGATGAAAGCCGCCGGCATCAACATCCTGTTCAGCCTGCCCGGACTGAAGGTGCATGCCAAAGTGGCGCTCGTGCTGCGCCGCGACAAGCAGGGACACAAACTGCCCAGCTACGCCTATATAAGCACCGGAAACTTCAACGAGAAAACCGCCACCCTCTATGCCGACTGCGGGTTGTTCACCTGCAATCCGGTACTTGTGAACGACCTGCACAACCTCTTCCGCACATTCCAAGGCAAGGAGAATCCCGTATTCCACCGCCTGCTGGTGGCGCGCTTCAACCTGATACCCGAACTCAACCGCCTCATCGACCATGAGATAGAACTCGCCAAAAGCGGTAAGCAGGGAAGGATAATACTCAAAATGAACGCCCTGCAAGACCCCGCCATGATAGAACGGCTGTATGAGGCATCACAAGCCGGGGTGAAGATAGACCTCATCGTACGAGGCATCTGCTGCCTCATCTCCGGACGGAAATACAGCCGTAACATCCGCGTCACACGCATTGTGGACACCTTCCTCGAACATGCACGCGTGTGGTACTTCGGCAACGGCGGAAAGCCGAAACTGTTTCTCGGCTCGCCCGACTGGATGCGCCGCAACCTGTACCGCCGCATTGAAGCCGTAACCCCCATTCTGGACCCGGACCTGAAGCGCGAGCTGTCGGACATGCTTTCCATCCAACTGTCGGACAAGCGCAAGGCATGCTTTGTGGACGACCACCTGTGCAACCGCTGGAAATCGGCACGTCCGCAAAAAGAAAAGATACGTTCGCAATATACTTTCTACGAATACCTGAAGGGTTGA